In Gemmobacter sp. 24YEA27, a genomic segment contains:
- a CDS encoding pyridoxine 5'-phosphate synthase, with protein MAARDRLRLCISVDQVAVLRNARGNDWPDPLRAALLAEASGADGISARLRAKRGDLSESDIEALAAGLGIPLHLNAAPVPTMLGLLTRLRPASCCLVAGAPDGSRADICLDILADEPGLRAAISTLRAAGIRTALLIGQTRAEIEAAARSGAQIVVFHTGAYSIAHAEGRQQEAERHICALHAAAVLATGLGLEAHAAHGLTYENIDPVAAIPELREVHIGHFLIGEAVYIGLGPAIEEMRRRIDAACQW; from the coding sequence ATGGCAGCGCGCGACAGGCTGAGGCTTTGCATCAGTGTCGATCAGGTGGCGGTGCTGCGCAATGCGCGCGGCAATGACTGGCCCGATCCCCTGAGGGCCGCGCTGCTCGCCGAAGCCTCCGGTGCAGATGGCATATCGGCGCGGTTGCGCGCGAAGCGCGGCGATCTCTCGGAGAGCGATATCGAAGCGCTGGCCGCCGGGCTCGGTATCCCGCTGCATCTGAATGCCGCGCCGGTGCCCACGATGCTCGGGCTGCTGACGCGTTTGCGGCCCGCCTCCTGCTGCCTTGTTGCCGGGGCGCCGGACGGGAGCCGGGCCGATATCTGCCTCGACATTCTGGCCGATGAGCCGGGGCTGCGCGCTGCCATAAGCACCTTGCGCGCGGCCGGGATCCGGACCGCGCTTCTGATCGGCCAGACGCGCGCAGAGATCGAAGCCGCCGCGCGCAGTGGCGCGCAGATCGTGGTGTTCCATACCGGAGCCTATTCCATCGCCCATGCCGAGGGCCGCCAGCAGGAGGCAGAGCGACACATCTGCGCGCTGCACGCGGCGGCAGTGCTTGCGACCGGGCTCGGGCTCGAAGCCCATGCGGCCCATGGTCTGACTTATGAGAATATCGACCCCGTGGCGGCGATCCCCGAACTGCGCGAAGTGCATATCGGCCATTTCCTGATCGGCGAGGCGGTTTATATCGGCCTCGGCCCCGCGATCGAGGAGATGCGCCGCCGCATCGATGCCGCATGTCAGTGGTGA
- the acpS gene encoding holo-ACP synthase, with the protein MILGIGTDLANIERIGQVLDRHGDRFRNRVFTAGEQQKAEARRETVATYAKRWAAKEACSKALGTGLRMGISWKDMAVSNLATGQPVMAVTGWAAERLAQMTPPGHEALIHVTLTDDHPWAQAFVVIEARPLR; encoded by the coding sequence ATGATCCTTGGCATCGGCACAGATCTCGCCAATATCGAGCGCATCGGCCAGGTGCTTGACCGCCATGGCGACCGTTTCCGCAACCGGGTCTTTACCGCCGGGGAACAGCAAAAAGCCGAGGCACGACGCGAGACTGTGGCCACTTATGCCAAACGCTGGGCCGCGAAAGAGGCTTGTTCCAAGGCGCTCGGCACCGGGCTCAGGATGGGGATTTCCTGGAAGGACATGGCGGTCTCGAACCTTGCCACCGGGCAGCCGGTGATGGCGGTGACCGGCTGGGCGGCTGAGCGGCTCGCGCAGATGACGCCACCGGGCCATGAGGCGCTGATCCATGTGACCCTGACCGATGACCATCCCTGGGCTCAGGCCTTTGTGGTGATCGAGGCGCGACCGCTGCGCTGA
- the lepB gene encoding signal peptidase I, producing MAKAKGESGGIVETIKTVFWALVIAGLFRTLFFQPFWIPSESMKSSLLVGDFLFVNKMAYGYSKYSCPFGLCPFEGRILGSDPLRGDVVVFRNPYTGDDYIKRLIGLPGDRVQMKDGRVFLNDTEVPQVPDGIFTEIYGPQGPMKNYPQCENGAVGLNGTCEKSRSIETLPTGDGDATRSYPVLNIKDTAGLPDNSNVYTVPDGHYFFMGDNRDNSQDSRFQPGLQGGIGMVPAEYLIGRADRIVFSSAGASLWYFWTWRADRFFLGIN from the coding sequence ATGGCGAAGGCAAAAGGCGAGAGCGGCGGCATCGTCGAGACGATCAAAACCGTCTTCTGGGCATTGGTGATCGCAGGACTGTTCCGGACGCTTTTCTTCCAGCCCTTCTGGATCCCGTCGGAATCGATGAAAAGCTCGCTCCTCGTGGGTGACTTCCTCTTCGTCAACAAAATGGCCTACGGCTATTCCAAATATTCCTGCCCCTTCGGTCTTTGCCCCTTCGAGGGCCGTATTCTCGGCTCTGATCCGCTGCGCGGCGATGTGGTCGTGTTCCGCAACCCCTATACCGGCGATGATTATATCAAACGCCTGATCGGTCTGCCGGGCGACAGGGTCCAGATGAAGGATGGCCGCGTCTTCCTCAATGACACCGAAGTGCCGCAGGTGCCGGACGGGATCTTCACCGAAATCTATGGCCCCCAGGGCCCGATGAAGAACTACCCGCAATGCGAAAACGGCGCGGTCGGCCTGAATGGCACCTGCGAAAAGTCGCGCTCGATCGAGACATTGCCGACCGGCGACGGGGATGCGACCCGGTCCTATCCGGTGCTCAACATCAAGGATACCGCAGGCCTGCCCGATAACAGCAATGTCTATACCGTTCCCGACGGGCATTATTTCTTCATGGGCGACAACCGCGACAACAGCCAGGATTCGCGCTTCCAGCCCGGCCTTCAGGGCGGTATCGGCATGGTGCCTGCAGAATATCTGATCGGCCGTGCGGATCGCATCGTCTTCTCTTCTGCCGGCGCCAGCCTGTGGTATTTCTGGACATGGCGGGCTGACCGCTTCTTCCTCGGGATCAACTGA
- the rnc gene encoding ribonuclease III — protein MRLSADLKAFQTRIGHEFARGELLVRAVTHPSIATPTRPDNQRLEFLGDRVLGLVMSEALLAADKAASEGQLAPRFNALVRKETCAEVAREIGLGEVLRLGRSEMLSGGRRKEALLGDATEALIAAVYLDAGFDAARDLVLRLWGGRVGAVEPDARDPKSALQEWAQARGMAPPKYTETGRSGPDHQPLFTVSVLLDNGAGEVAKAGSKRAAEQIAAAALLKRLEAGND, from the coding sequence ATGCGGCTCTCTGCCGATCTCAAGGCTTTTCAGACCCGCATCGGGCATGAGTTTGCGCGTGGCGAGCTGCTTGTGCGGGCGGTGACGCATCCCTCGATTGCCACGCCGACGCGGCCAGACAATCAGCGGCTGGAATTCCTGGGCGACCGGGTGCTGGGTCTTGTGATGTCCGAGGCGCTGCTTGCGGCCGATAAGGCTGCCAGCGAAGGCCAGCTTGCGCCGCGTTTCAATGCGCTGGTGCGCAAGGAAACCTGCGCCGAGGTGGCGCGCGAGATCGGGCTTGGCGAAGTGCTGCGGCTTGGCCGGTCCGAGATGCTTTCGGGCGGGCGCCGCAAAGAGGCTTTGCTGGGCGACGCCACCGAGGCGCTGATCGCCGCCGTCTATCTGGATGCGGGGTTCGACGCGGCGCGCGATCTCGTGCTCCGGCTCTGGGGCGGGCGCGTCGGCGCGGTTGAACCTGATGCACGCGATCCGAAATCGGCGCTGCAGGAATGGGCCCAGGCGCGCGGCATGGCGCCGCCGAAATATACCGAGACCGGCCGCTCTGGCCCTGATCATCAGCCGCTGTTCACGGTCAGCGTTTTGCTGGACAATGGTGCGGGAGAGGTGGCGAAGGCCGGCTCGAAACGCGCGGCGGAACAAATTGCAGCAGCAGCGCTGCTGAAACGGCTGGAGGCCGGAAATGACTGA
- the era gene encoding GTPase Era codes for MTEIPAMTEPQSDGTRAGFVALIGEPNAGKSTLLNRMVGAKVSIVTHKVQTTRTRIRGVCMEGQTQIVFVDTPGLFRPRRRLDRAMVKAAWGGAADADIVVLLIEAHRGLTEGAKAIIERLAGELPKDRPVALAINKIDKGSSEKLLALAARMNEAFPFAKTFMISAEKGYGVDDLREWLAAELPEGAWFYPEDQLADLPLRMIAAEMTREKLTLRLHEELPYQLTVETEKWEDRKDGSTRIDQIVYVARDGHKGIVLGNRGETIKSIGQAARAEIKEFLDREVHLFLQVKVRPNWLEEKERYSEMGLEFKDGDA; via the coding sequence ATGACTGAGATACCGGCAATGACCGAACCCCAATCCGATGGCACCCGTGCCGGCTTTGTCGCGCTGATCGGCGAGCCGAATGCCGGTAAATCGACTTTGCTCAACCGCATGGTTGGCGCGAAAGTCTCCATTGTGACGCATAAGGTCCAGACCACGCGTACCCGCATTCGCGGCGTCTGCATGGAAGGCCAGACCCAGATCGTCTTTGTCGACACGCCGGGCCTCTTCCGCCCGCGCCGCCGGCTTGACCGCGCCATGGTAAAAGCCGCCTGGGGTGGCGCTGCCGATGCCGATATCGTCGTTCTGCTGATCGAGGCACATCGCGGGCTGACCGAGGGCGCGAAGGCGATCATCGAGCGGCTGGCGGGCGAACTTCCGAAGGACCGTCCCGTGGCGCTGGCGATCAACAAGATCGACAAGGGCAGCTCGGAAAAGCTGCTGGCGCTTGCGGCCAGGATGAATGAGGCCTTTCCTTTCGCGAAGACCTTCATGATCTCGGCCGAAAAAGGCTATGGCGTCGATGATCTGCGCGAATGGCTGGCGGCAGAGCTGCCCGAAGGTGCCTGGTTCTACCCCGAGGATCAGCTGGCCGATCTGCCGCTGCGGATGATCGCGGCTGAGATGACGCGTGAAAAACTGACTCTGCGGCTGCATGAGGAACTCCCCTATCAGCTGACGGTCGAGACCGAGAAATGGGAAGACCGCAAGGACGGCTCCACCCGCATCGACCAGATCGTCTATGTGGCGCGGGATGGCCATAAGGGCATCGTGCTGGGAAATCGCGGAGAGACGATCAAGTCGATCGGCCAGGCGGCGCGGGCCGAGATCAAGGAATTCCTCGACCGCGAGGTGCATCTGTTCCTGCAGGTCAAGGTGCGCCCGAACTGGCTGGAAGAGAAAGAGCGCTATTCCGAAATGGGGCTTGAATTCAAAGACGGCGACGCCTGA
- a CDS encoding DUF1491 family protein — translation MTRLTAEFWVQAYLRRLNLADIPAYVTARGDATAGAVMVKLATLNGEAQAFERRTDLMSGGRQWMTYASGPEREVDEALTRARARDPDLWIIEIEDRTGRTLLDEPGLAGD, via the coding sequence ATGACCAGGCTCACCGCCGAATTCTGGGTCCAGGCCTATCTGCGCCGGCTTAACCTTGCGGATATCCCGGCCTATGTGACGGCCAGAGGGGATGCGACGGCGGGGGCGGTGATGGTGAAGCTCGCCACGCTGAACGGAGAGGCTCAGGCCTTTGAACGCCGCACCGATCTGATGAGCGGCGGACGGCAGTGGATGACCTATGCCAGCGGTCCTGAGCGTGAGGTCGATGAGGCGCTGACCCGCGCCCGCGCCCGCGACCCCGACCTCTGGATCATCGAGATCGAGGACCGCACCGGACGGACATTGCTGGATGAGCCAGGCCTTGCCGGCGACTGA